From the Ruania alkalisoli genome, one window contains:
- a CDS encoding ABC transporter substrate-binding protein translates to MRTTRRMAGGLAAVVAAGLALAACSGTPDGPDNAGGGEDVPEGATEVTFWQTQFTDEENEWYEGVVDAYNASQDEVHVALTVVPGDAWEQRMTAAQAAGNAPDVRTMNYGDIRDAARTSQIVPLTDLISEDAWGDVQENVLESVSSDGERYAYPMLVEPSAVLYYRTDLFDEAGLDGPPTSWEELIDYAEQLTDDQVFGMRLAQTSVDMSWSTWGYQWNVAGHLPISEDWSEPAANEDFAPLLQAYQDLFDSGALPPGDGIGYADATPYGEGEFAMMANGSWAASQLLADYPEIAEVTEVAAMPSFSGEPGETTATLGGWTWVVDGNSEVSEEAADFIEWSLGGDTANVVPFFEATVFSKVSPRQSVADAINELPDVDSVNPWNATIQADIVPFAQQEPAYPWNVSLAMGEAIEAAMQGTPVDEALATANDKIATEIANSELAGTGS, encoded by the coding sequence ATGCGAACCACCCGAAGAATGGCCGGCGGCCTGGCCGCCGTGGTCGCGGCCGGTCTCGCACTGGCTGCATGCTCAGGAACGCCCGACGGCCCCGACAATGCCGGAGGTGGCGAGGACGTGCCCGAGGGCGCCACCGAAGTGACGTTCTGGCAGACCCAGTTCACCGACGAGGAGAACGAGTGGTACGAGGGCGTCGTCGATGCCTACAACGCCTCCCAGGACGAAGTGCACGTTGCCCTCACTGTGGTTCCCGGCGACGCCTGGGAGCAGCGGATGACCGCCGCGCAGGCAGCCGGGAACGCACCTGACGTGCGCACGATGAACTACGGCGACATCCGCGACGCCGCACGCACCAGCCAGATCGTCCCGCTGACGGACCTGATCAGTGAGGACGCCTGGGGTGACGTGCAGGAGAACGTGCTGGAATCGGTCTCCTCCGACGGCGAACGCTACGCCTATCCGATGCTGGTGGAGCCCTCGGCGGTGCTGTACTACCGCACCGACCTCTTCGACGAAGCCGGTCTGGACGGCCCCCCGACCTCGTGGGAGGAGCTCATCGACTACGCCGAGCAGCTCACCGACGACCAGGTGTTCGGCATGCGGCTCGCACAGACCTCGGTGGACATGTCCTGGTCCACCTGGGGTTACCAGTGGAACGTCGCCGGCCACCTGCCGATCAGCGAAGACTGGTCCGAGCCGGCTGCGAACGAGGACTTCGCCCCGCTGTTGCAGGCGTACCAGGATCTGTTCGACTCCGGTGCGCTGCCTCCAGGTGATGGCATCGGGTACGCCGACGCCACACCCTACGGCGAGGGCGAGTTCGCGATGATGGCGAACGGTTCGTGGGCGGCCAGTCAGCTACTGGCCGACTACCCCGAAATTGCCGAGGTCACCGAGGTGGCAGCGATGCCCAGCTTCAGCGGCGAACCGGGGGAGACCACCGCCACCCTCGGCGGCTGGACCTGGGTGGTCGACGGCAACAGCGAGGTGTCCGAGGAGGCAGCCGACTTCATCGAGTGGTCCCTCGGCGGTGACACCGCGAACGTGGTGCCGTTCTTCGAGGCCACGGTGTTCTCGAAGGTCTCGCCGCGCCAGTCAGTGGCGGACGCGATCAACGAGCTCCCCGACGTGGACTCGGTGAACCCATGGAACGCCACGATCCAAGCGGACATCGTTCCGTTCGCTCAGCAGGAGCCTGCCTACCCGTGGAACGTCTCCCTGGCGATGGGCGAAGCAATCGAGGCGGCGATGCAGGGCACCCCGGTCGATGAGGCGCTGGCCACAGCGAACGACAAGATCGCCACCGAGATCGCCAACTCCGAGCTGGCGGGCACCGGATCCTGA
- a CDS encoding DUF4185 domain-containing protein: MRGDRHARFRAVVLTVVALMVTACTPGPGEDAPGTPAVPSGTPADGEFLITGIENLTQVAQLTGPDSAINDTEAVAVAGTDLGSMINDGERTYVVFGDTFGTREPDAFGGGGGNWRSNALAWTTDDDPTDGITFEDWARDDVGLALEVIPGEHDANNGEGEVTKIPTHGFVVEDVLYLQYMSVNYWGEAGQWDANHAGLARSTDDGATWETLDDPQWPGDSGFVQVSAVHVAENGEDYLYLWSIPAGRFGGVQLMKVPATTDAVEDLSAYEYFAGTDGDGAPRWSPEMSEAETIVEAPIGEISVMYHPELDRWLMSTLQNEDAVLFEGLTPWGPWSQPHTISTQAENPGLYSPYLNPRYVSDDGGTLYFSLSLWGPYNVFWYSADLVTQ, translated from the coding sequence ATGAGAGGGGACCGTCATGCGAGATTCCGTGCCGTCGTTCTCACTGTGGTCGCGCTGATGGTGACCGCCTGTACGCCGGGCCCGGGCGAGGATGCCCCCGGCACACCCGCTGTGCCGTCGGGGACCCCGGCCGATGGGGAGTTCCTGATCACGGGTATCGAGAACCTCACCCAGGTCGCCCAGCTCACCGGGCCCGACTCGGCGATCAACGACACCGAGGCGGTCGCCGTGGCAGGCACCGACCTCGGGTCCATGATCAACGACGGCGAACGCACCTACGTCGTCTTCGGCGACACCTTCGGCACCCGCGAACCGGACGCCTTCGGTGGTGGCGGTGGCAACTGGCGCTCGAACGCGCTGGCCTGGACCACCGACGACGACCCCACCGACGGGATCACCTTCGAGGACTGGGCGAGGGACGACGTCGGACTGGCGCTCGAGGTGATCCCCGGCGAGCACGATGCCAACAACGGTGAGGGAGAGGTGACGAAGATCCCCACCCACGGGTTCGTCGTCGAGGATGTTCTCTACCTGCAGTACATGTCGGTGAACTACTGGGGCGAGGCCGGGCAGTGGGACGCCAACCACGCTGGGCTCGCCAGATCCACCGACGACGGCGCCACGTGGGAGACCCTGGACGATCCGCAGTGGCCGGGGGACTCCGGCTTCGTGCAGGTCTCCGCAGTCCACGTGGCCGAGAACGGCGAAGACTATCTCTACCTCTGGTCGATCCCCGCCGGGAGGTTCGGTGGGGTGCAGCTGATGAAAGTTCCCGCCACGACCGATGCCGTCGAGGACCTCAGCGCCTACGAGTACTTCGCGGGTACTGACGGCGACGGCGCACCTCGCTGGTCGCCGGAGATGAGCGAGGCGGAGACGATCGTCGAGGCACCCATCGGCGAGATCTCCGTGATGTATCACCCTGAGCTGGACCGATGGCTGATGAGCACGCTGCAGAACGAGGATGCGGTGCTCTTCGAGGGACTCACCCCGTGGGGCCCGTGGAGCCAGCCGCACACGATCAGTACCCAGGCTGAGAATCCCGGTCTGTACAGCCCTTACCTCAATCCGCGGTACGTCAGCGACGACGGCGGAACGCTCTACTTCTCGCTGTCCCTGTGGGGCCCCTACAACGTCTTCTGGTACAGCGCCGATCTGGTCACTCAATAA
- a CDS encoding DUF4185 domain-containing protein, translating to MADAAVPAIPGVDTGGEEPGTLRLAPEESHAFAVASIAEAATVTSDSDGDLWPTAWADDGALYSACGDGVGVDDGSGTASFGDIVVCRIDGDPATGVVIRRLAAERDVSPVWTDPSRYNSKPTGMVAVDGNADGRDELYLAVQDLRAGTGPDTFNEAPAAGIVRSDDYGRTWHLGPSGPAPMFTGRFTTVMFLDFGQSARHVTVLRTLVPHTDEDPSKFVYAYGIDHNWRTSYSAAVPDPVDLYLARVPIGSIQDRTSWQFCSGHGTSGPAWTAALEDAVPVLTDTRRVGTARPLPGAPAPIRGTRIAQGSIVYNPGLRRFLYSSWTEFTFELYESPTPWGPWKHALSHDFGPFPWRGPLWSQPRHGGYATTIPSKFLSEDGRMAWVQSNWFVGASTYGGSAYHFSLRPLRLDPMPDPLVPAVGTSGENLAHRPDAYPVVSSCRDGRLDVLRDGRVDRAEDSWNGLVRESDAWGYTWPITVRCDRVVLTSGPMDHGSGWFASTPVVEVRTARGWERVADAVVSPPYPCSEAATGRRTYEFTFSPRETTGVRIAGPAGGWGGYTAVAELAVLAPDEAPSASTCGSIR from the coding sequence ATGGCTGACGCCGCGGTGCCGGCGATTCCGGGAGTGGATACCGGCGGTGAGGAACCCGGCACGCTGAGGCTCGCTCCTGAGGAATCTCACGCCTTTGCCGTCGCGAGTATTGCCGAGGCGGCCACGGTCACATCGGACTCGGACGGGGACCTGTGGCCCACTGCCTGGGCAGATGACGGCGCGCTGTACTCCGCGTGCGGGGATGGGGTGGGCGTCGATGACGGCAGTGGCACGGCCAGTTTCGGCGATATCGTGGTGTGCAGGATCGACGGTGACCCCGCCACCGGTGTGGTGATAAGACGGCTGGCCGCTGAACGTGACGTCTCGCCGGTGTGGACCGATCCCTCCCGCTACAACAGCAAGCCGACGGGAATGGTGGCAGTCGATGGCAACGCAGACGGGCGCGACGAGTTGTATCTCGCCGTCCAGGATCTGCGCGCAGGGACTGGGCCAGACACGTTCAACGAAGCACCAGCGGCCGGGATAGTCCGTTCCGATGACTACGGCCGGACCTGGCATCTCGGGCCGTCTGGCCCGGCGCCCATGTTCACTGGACGATTCACCACAGTGATGTTCCTCGACTTCGGACAGTCCGCACGGCACGTGACAGTGCTCCGAACGCTCGTTCCGCACACCGACGAGGACCCGTCGAAGTTTGTCTATGCCTACGGCATCGACCACAACTGGCGCACGTCCTATTCGGCCGCCGTGCCGGACCCGGTGGACCTGTATCTCGCGCGAGTGCCGATCGGGTCGATCCAGGACCGCACCTCGTGGCAGTTCTGTTCCGGCCACGGCACGTCGGGTCCGGCGTGGACGGCAGCCCTCGAGGATGCCGTCCCCGTGCTCACCGACACCCGCCGGGTGGGAACGGCCCGGCCATTGCCCGGAGCCCCGGCACCGATTCGCGGTACTCGCATCGCGCAGGGCTCCATTGTCTACAACCCGGGCCTACGGCGGTTCCTGTATTCCTCCTGGACCGAGTTCACGTTCGAGCTCTACGAGTCGCCCACCCCTTGGGGTCCGTGGAAGCATGCGCTCAGTCACGACTTCGGACCGTTCCCGTGGCGAGGGCCCCTGTGGTCCCAGCCGCGGCACGGCGGCTACGCGACCACTATCCCAAGCAAGTTCCTCAGCGAGGATGGGCGGATGGCGTGGGTGCAGTCGAACTGGTTCGTCGGCGCTTCCACCTATGGAGGGTCGGCCTATCACTTCTCGCTGCGGCCGCTGCGTCTGGACCCGATGCCCGACCCGCTCGTGCCCGCCGTAGGCACGTCGGGGGAGAACCTCGCGCATCGGCCGGACGCCTACCCGGTGGTGTCCAGCTGCCGTGACGGGAGGCTGGACGTGCTCCGTGACGGGCGCGTCGACCGAGCTGAGGACTCGTGGAACGGTCTTGTCCGCGAGAGCGACGCGTGGGGCTACACCTGGCCGATCACCGTGCGGTGCGACCGGGTCGTGCTCACCAGTGGCCCGATGGATCATGGCTCCGGGTGGTTCGCGTCTACCCCGGTGGTGGAGGTGCGTACCGCCAGGGGATGGGAGCGGGTGGCCGATGCTGTGGTGTCCCCGCCCTATCCGTGCTCGGAGGCTGCCACCGGTCGACGCACGTATGAGTTCACCTTCTCGCCCCGGGAGACCACGGGTGTCCGGATCGCCGGTCCGGCGGGCGGCTGGGGCGGCTACACGGCCGTGGCCGAGCTGGCGGTGCTCGCCCCCGACGAAGCTCCGTCCGCGAGCACCTGTGGGAGCATCCGGTGA
- a CDS encoding ABC transporter ATP-binding protein — MRAVPVTPRGVTDEENSHLDRADSRLVRRRSLRLLGSLLSPLKRLFIVTVVLVVAAQAAKAAGPALIARAIDVGIPAAQDGSWGPAVLTGAMYVVTALVAGAATAGYIRLAARVSQSILLDLRQRVFRQTQRLSLEFHESYTSGRIISRQTADLDALKELLDSGITSLASGFLYMMFVGISLFLLDWQAGLVLLVAVIPVWLITRWFQKRSQVLYRISRVASARLIVNFVETMTGIRAVHAFRREDANNRTYADLTEEYRHNNARTMGLNGIYDPALQLTGNVTVAVAMAFGAFRVLDGQLEVGVLIATLLYTKRFFQPVGQMAMFYNSFQSAAAALEKISGLLEEVPTVRQAERPVPLPTASGHLRFEHVRFGYGRDSVVLPDLDLDVPAGQTVALVGQTGAGKSTVAKLVSRFYDVTGGRLLLDGVDLREVTMRDLRRAVVMVTQEAYLFSGTVRDNIALARPDADDAAIEAAARAVGAHDFITALPEGYDTDVNKRGGRVSAGQRQLISFARAFLADPAVLILDEATSSLDIPGERLVQRGLQTLLADRTAIIIAHRLSTVAIADRVLVMSEGRVVEDGAPEDLIGGTGRFAALHQAWQDSLV, encoded by the coding sequence ATGCGCGCCGTTCCGGTGACCCCGCGCGGGGTCACCGACGAGGAGAACAGCCACCTCGATCGGGCCGACTCCCGCCTCGTGCGCCGCCGATCGTTGCGTCTGCTGGGCAGCCTGCTCTCCCCGCTCAAGCGGCTGTTCATCGTCACGGTCGTCCTGGTGGTCGCTGCGCAGGCGGCCAAGGCCGCTGGTCCGGCCCTGATCGCACGCGCCATCGACGTCGGGATCCCCGCAGCCCAGGACGGTTCCTGGGGCCCGGCCGTACTGACGGGCGCGATGTACGTCGTCACTGCCCTGGTGGCTGGTGCGGCCACCGCCGGGTACATCCGCCTCGCGGCTCGGGTGAGTCAGTCGATCCTGCTGGACCTGCGTCAGCGCGTGTTCCGTCAGACGCAGCGGCTGAGTCTGGAGTTCCACGAGTCCTACACCTCGGGCCGCATCATCTCCCGGCAGACCGCTGACCTGGACGCGCTCAAGGAACTGCTCGACTCGGGTATCACCTCGCTGGCCTCGGGCTTCCTCTACATGATGTTCGTGGGCATCTCACTGTTCCTGCTGGACTGGCAGGCAGGTCTGGTGCTGCTGGTGGCCGTGATCCCGGTGTGGCTGATCACCCGCTGGTTCCAGAAGCGTTCTCAGGTGTTGTACCGGATCTCGCGTGTGGCCTCGGCCCGGCTGATCGTCAATTTCGTCGAGACGATGACCGGGATCCGGGCGGTGCACGCCTTCCGCCGGGAAGACGCCAACAACCGGACCTACGCGGATCTCACGGAGGAGTACCGGCACAACAACGCGCGCACGATGGGCCTGAACGGCATCTACGATCCGGCGCTGCAGCTCACGGGCAATGTCACCGTGGCGGTAGCCATGGCGTTCGGCGCCTTCCGGGTGCTGGACGGTCAGCTTGAGGTGGGTGTGCTGATCGCGACCCTGCTCTACACGAAGCGGTTCTTCCAGCCGGTCGGGCAGATGGCGATGTTCTACAACTCCTTCCAGTCCGCTGCGGCAGCCCTGGAGAAGATCTCCGGGCTCCTGGAGGAGGTCCCGACCGTACGTCAGGCCGAACGGCCCGTTCCACTCCCGACGGCGTCCGGTCACCTCCGCTTCGAGCACGTGCGTTTCGGCTACGGGCGAGACAGCGTCGTGCTGCCCGACCTGGACCTGGACGTCCCGGCCGGGCAGACGGTGGCGTTGGTGGGGCAGACCGGAGCCGGCAAGTCGACGGTGGCGAAGCTGGTGTCTCGTTTCTACGACGTCACCGGCGGCCGCCTGCTGCTCGACGGCGTGGACCTGCGGGAGGTGACGATGCGGGATCTGCGGCGAGCTGTGGTGATGGTGACGCAGGAGGCCTACCTGTTCTCGGGTACGGTCCGCGACAACATCGCCCTGGCGCGCCCCGACGCCGACGATGCGGCGATTGAGGCGGCTGCCCGGGCGGTCGGTGCGCACGATTTCATCACCGCGCTGCCCGAGGGGTACGACACCGACGTCAACAAGCGCGGTGGCCGGGTCAGTGCCGGGCAACGGCAGCTGATCTCGTTCGCCCGGGCGTTCCTCGCCGACCCTGCCGTCCTCATCCTGGACGAGGCGACCAGCTCGCTGGACATCCCCGGTGAGCGACTCGTACAGCGAGGGTTGCAGACGCTGCTGGCCGACCGGACGGCAATCATCATCGCCCACCGGCTGTCGACAGTGGCGATCGCCGACCGGGTACTGGTGATGAGCGAGGGGCGCGTGGTCGAGGATGGTGCACCCGAGGACCTCATCGGAGGTACCGGGCGCTTCGCGGCCCTCCACCAAGCGTGGCAGGACTCCCTGGTCTGA
- a CDS encoding LacI family DNA-binding transcriptional regulator, translating to MSSDRPVRITDVAAAAGVSIATVSRVLNGSSTVDPVLAERVRVAARAARYVPNSNGRALRRQRADVWAAIVSDVKNPFFTSLVTAVEHVAVRSGHSVMLCNTDEQLERERGYLDAAIAQRMSGVVVSVTSEEQSDLAPLLAAGIPTVVVDRRVHDFAGDSILLDNERVGRLAVEHLLALGHRDILCLAGPSGVSTTEDRLDGVRHALAEAGVVFEHERMVRTDLRMADAEDAVLAAVSGPKPPDAVVAMNGPLTAGAYRGIQRSGFRLPEDISLVGVDDDTWTQLVHPAVTLVAQPVDEMGTRAAERLNVRAIHDDVAPVHLLLEPELLVRGTTTQRL from the coding sequence ATGAGCAGCGATCGCCCCGTCAGGATCACCGATGTCGCAGCTGCCGCCGGTGTATCCATCGCGACCGTCTCCCGGGTACTCAACGGATCGAGCACCGTGGACCCCGTGCTCGCCGAACGTGTGCGCGTGGCCGCCCGGGCAGCCCGCTACGTGCCGAACTCGAACGGCCGTGCGCTGCGGCGCCAGCGCGCCGACGTGTGGGCTGCGATCGTCTCGGATGTGAAGAACCCGTTCTTCACCTCGTTGGTTACGGCCGTCGAGCATGTGGCGGTCAGGTCCGGTCACTCGGTCATGCTCTGCAACACCGACGAGCAACTTGAGCGCGAGAGAGGATATCTCGACGCTGCGATTGCTCAACGGATGTCGGGCGTGGTGGTCTCTGTGACCTCCGAAGAGCAGTCCGACCTGGCCCCCTTGCTGGCAGCAGGAATTCCCACAGTCGTCGTCGATCGCCGGGTTCACGACTTCGCTGGCGACTCGATCCTGTTGGACAATGAGCGGGTCGGCCGGCTGGCGGTGGAGCACCTGCTCGCCCTCGGCCACAGGGATATCCTCTGCCTTGCCGGACCTTCAGGTGTGAGCACCACCGAGGACCGGCTGGACGGTGTGCGGCATGCGCTGGCCGAGGCAGGGGTGGTGTTCGAGCACGAACGGATGGTCCGCACCGATCTTCGGATGGCCGACGCCGAGGACGCGGTGCTGGCGGCCGTGAGCGGGCCGAAGCCGCCCGATGCTGTCGTGGCCATGAATGGACCGCTGACCGCGGGTGCCTATCGCGGAATCCAGCGCTCCGGATTCCGCCTTCCGGAAGACATCTCCCTGGTGGGTGTGGATGATGACACCTGGACTCAGCTGGTGCATCCGGCTGTCACACTCGTCGCCCAGCCCGTCGACGAGATGGGGACCCGGGCTGCCGAACGGCTGAACGTGCGAGCGATTCATGACGATGTCGCGCCGGTCCACTTGCTCTTGGAACCTGAACTCCTCGTCCGCGGTACCACGACCCAGCGTCTCTGA
- a CDS encoding carbohydrate ABC transporter permease — translation MTLTTETPVPRRAPTTANRRRPKHKDNKIAFAMLAPAVILLSIFVIWPLVYAWVVSFYQWSFYEDSIFVGLRNFRIVLADPVFWDSIGRGLLFSAITVPAIMLIAFIFANLVKTMSARMATVLKVSIYIPAVISFVIASIVFVLIFEYRQGLVNFVISSLGGSDIPWIGSAQTALLAISIPAIWIGLGLASLIMLAGLLDIPESYYEAAEMEGANWFQRTFFITIPLMKNILLYVLVTTFVATIQQYELPLVMTQGGPTQSTLLPNLLIFQKFTNDLYLGYPIAAALLLFLVLGGISLVIFKLINSEKAVDG, via the coding sequence ATGACACTGACGACCGAGACACCCGTCCCGCGACGGGCGCCGACCACGGCGAACCGGCGACGGCCCAAGCACAAGGACAACAAGATCGCGTTCGCGATGCTCGCCCCGGCGGTGATCCTGCTCAGCATCTTCGTGATCTGGCCGTTGGTCTACGCCTGGGTGGTCAGCTTCTACCAATGGAGCTTCTACGAGGACTCGATCTTCGTAGGGCTGCGCAACTTCCGCATCGTGCTCGCCGACCCGGTGTTCTGGGACTCCATCGGCCGCGGCCTGCTGTTCTCGGCCATCACCGTGCCGGCGATCATGCTCATCGCGTTCATCTTCGCCAACCTGGTGAAGACGATGAGCGCCCGAATGGCGACCGTGCTCAAGGTGAGCATCTACATCCCCGCGGTCATCTCGTTCGTGATCGCCTCCATCGTATTCGTCCTCATCTTCGAGTACCGGCAAGGGCTGGTGAATTTCGTCATCAGCTCCCTCGGCGGCTCGGACATCCCGTGGATCGGCAGTGCCCAGACCGCCCTGCTGGCGATCTCGATCCCCGCGATCTGGATCGGCCTGGGACTGGCATCGCTGATCATGCTCGCCGGTCTCCTCGACATCCCCGAGAGTTACTACGAGGCCGCCGAGATGGAGGGCGCCAACTGGTTCCAACGCACCTTCTTCATCACCATCCCGCTGATGAAGAACATCCTGCTGTACGTGCTGGTCACCACCTTCGTGGCCACCATCCAGCAGTATGAGCTGCCCCTGGTGATGACCCAGGGCGGACCCACCCAGTCCACCCTGCTGCCGAACCTGCTCATCTTCCAGAAGTTCACCAACGACCTGTACCTGGGCTACCCGATCGCCGCCGCACTGCTGCTCTTCCTCGTGCTCGGCGGGATCAGCCTGGTGATCTTCAAGCTCATCAACTCCGAGAAGGCGGTGGACGGCTGA
- a CDS encoding glycoside hydrolase family 172 protein, which produces MSTNPVRYGSYGSSLRDLPRLREHRRLRVSSWDQTGGNDDRLTVRSGETRTLAEITGAGSINHIWITVAPAAGDGPDSKDRDHLRKLVLRIFWDGADTPSVLVPLGDFFGVGHARTVNFASLPLQMSPEDGKGLNSFFQMPFADGARLEITSECEQDVFFYYYIDYDAFDELEEGLGRFHASWNRENPTDGTSEEGRSNAEHLFGGENIGGAGNYTILETTGRGHFVGCVLNVTNLRHTSEWNWYGEGDDMIFVDGESWPPSLHGTGTEDYFNTAWCPSQTYSSLYHGITLPGGENWSGQISLYRFHIEDPVTFRESIRVTIEHGHDNRRSDDLSSTAYWYQAQPAAHLQLPPVAERLPRLG; this is translated from the coding sequence ATGAGTACCAATCCCGTCCGCTACGGCAGCTATGGATCGAGCCTGCGGGACCTGCCCCGGCTGCGTGAGCATCGCCGGTTGCGCGTGTCCAGCTGGGACCAGACCGGCGGCAACGACGATCGCCTCACGGTCCGTTCCGGCGAGACCCGTACCCTGGCGGAGATCACCGGTGCCGGGTCGATCAACCACATCTGGATCACCGTGGCGCCAGCAGCGGGAGATGGACCCGACTCCAAGGACCGGGACCATCTGCGCAAGCTCGTCCTGCGGATCTTCTGGGACGGCGCCGATACACCGAGCGTGCTGGTGCCGCTCGGCGACTTCTTCGGCGTCGGCCATGCGCGCACCGTGAACTTCGCGTCCTTGCCGCTGCAGATGAGTCCGGAGGATGGCAAGGGCCTGAACTCGTTCTTCCAGATGCCGTTCGCCGACGGAGCCCGGCTGGAGATCACCAGCGAGTGCGAGCAGGACGTCTTCTTCTACTACTACATCGACTACGACGCCTTCGACGAGCTCGAGGAAGGGCTCGGCCGGTTTCACGCGAGCTGGAACCGGGAGAACCCCACCGACGGCACCTCCGAAGAAGGCCGCAGCAACGCTGAGCACCTGTTCGGTGGCGAGAACATCGGCGGCGCTGGCAACTACACGATCCTGGAGACGACCGGACGAGGCCACTTCGTCGGCTGCGTGCTGAACGTGACGAACCTACGCCACACGAGCGAGTGGAACTGGTACGGCGAGGGTGACGACATGATCTTCGTCGACGGCGAGTCGTGGCCACCGAGCCTGCACGGTACCGGCACCGAGGACTACTTCAATACCGCATGGTGCCCGTCCCAGACCTACAGTTCGCTCTATCACGGGATCACGTTGCCCGGTGGGGAGAACTGGTCCGGGCAGATCTCGTTGTACCGCTTCCACATCGAGGACCCGGTCACGTTCCGGGAGTCGATCCGCGTCACCATCGAGCACGGTCACGACAACCGGCGCAGTGACGACCTCTCCTCGACCGCCTATTGGTACCAGGCCCAGCCGGCCGCCCATCTGCAGCTTCCACCGGTCGCCGAACGGTTGCCGAGGCTGGGATGA